The genomic stretch ATCGGCAATATTAAAAAACACGCCGCCCAGAGTGTGCAGCCCAGCTGGAAAATGGCTTCCGTAGCGTTCCATAAAGGTGCGAGCAGATTGTTCACACTCCATTGCCCTGGGGTTTTTATCCAGGACAATCGACTTGGCCTTTTTCTTAGCAGTCAAGGAAAGGCGAAACTGGTGTGGCTCGATTTGGAAAACTTTTTTGGCTATGCGAATGTACTGTAGAGCAGATGCACTGGTGCTGGAAGATTTTTCACACTGAGAAACGAGACTGTTGTCCTCATGGCTGTTTTCATTTGGCACCTCCCCAACGAAAAACTCTTCGAAACCAGCCACACCAAAACCAATGTTGGTGCTTGTTGACTCAACTGCCCGTACGTAGTCTGTAGCTATTCCCTTTGCAGAGAATTTCAAGTAATTTACTTCTTGAGCACTGTTAGGATTGTTTAAGGTCACAGTCATTGGCACCAGAAGCAAAGGAATTCCAGCTGGCTTTGGAGACTCGTATTTGGAGTAATAAATTCCACAAAGGGCTCTCCCAGCGCTGGCCCTACTAACAATTTCCACTTCACTTTTGTATGCGTCAGCAGATTCTAAAACATCGCTGCACTGCTTAATGATTTTATCCAGATACTGAAACAATACCGCTGGTTTTACTTCATCCTCCCTTAGCCAATCTATAGGAAGCTCTAGAGTGCTCATGATCAAAGCCAATGTTTCgtttaatgttttctttgatgACTCTGATTGCTCTTTAGCAATAGCTTTTGCTTCGTTCAGTAACTCTTTGGCTTTCTTCAGCGTTTTCAATTCTGCCGCTTTTGTTTCCATGGCTTGTTGAATAAGTTTGTCGTCATTTGGAATGGTAGCGAGTAGATTCTTGGTTGATTCTGCTTCCTCTACAAGTTGATAAacctttttcatttctccttcaTCGGCTCCACGGCAGCAGTCCTCCAGCTCTTGCAATCTCAGCCTTGTAAGTTCCTGAAGAGACGAAACTCTCTTACAGAGGTTCTTCGCCCATTCTTTTGTGACATCAATAGCTTTAGTACTAAGTCCGTTAATTACTTCATCGTCAGATCTCTTCTTTGCCATATTAGGAATCttctatgaaaatgaaaagttgGTTTTAATCAGTTGGAGTAATGACTTTATTGtctattaacagaaaaaaactgaGACTGAAACAAGTTAAAGCTTTAGAACATTGGTTGCACCGAACTGACGATTAACCAAAGAAATTATCGCCGCTATggttatttcaaacaaatccTTTTCATAACGGTTAACATTTACATaacagggttctatctaggatatttgaggggtagaagcttccccccaaaattcccagtttcccccccaaaatattgttatcattacagtatataagtaactatgtcagaaaaatcatccagacgTGACGAGGTCAATGCAGATGAAGTAAGTATTCCCTGTTGAAGGACACTATATGACGAGGAACATggagtatttttattttaaaataaaataccactgtaacatttctcaaaattgtgtctcacaatgcaccagattgcatctcaaCACAAATTCATTTCCAAAAATTTCCGGGAGGCGTCATGCCCCTGGACCCCCCTAGGAAACTCGTGGCCAAGGCCACTAGTTACTTCTCCCCCAAACGATAAATCCAAGACAGAACCCTGCATAACTGCTCTCGATGGGTGATGAAACAGCACGGTCTACTTTATATAGAGGAGCAAATCCAGGACATACACAAAACACGTGAAATTAAGTGAAATTGTATGTGTGGTAGCCTTGTGCTATTTTAATTTGTAGCAAAAATTGCGAGGACAATTACCTCTTACTTTACTTTCTAGGtgaacttgtttctttttaaaattattaaccTCATCAACCGCAACGTTTTGAGCCTCACACGTAGAATTGATGGTACATCTAGAAGAGTTAGTAACAATACAAGTTCCGCCATTAAAGTGTGTATGTATTAATACTggcaaaatatatatttaccattttttatcCGCAGGAATAAGGACGTGAATGAATGCATAGATTCaaaaatagatagatagataaataccTTATTTAGCACAGAATTAAAAAAGAACACTTATTTCCAATACAGCCGTAtatcaaaagttaaaattatagaaaaatAGTACAACTAAAACAAATTCTAATTACAAAAGTTGAAGATAATAACAACTAGAAAAATTAAGTAAGGCTAATGATAAATAGGTttcagtaaaattcaaaaggaaTTGGACTAAAATCTACACATATCGGACCAAAAGCTGGAATGAAATGATCTAACTGAGCTAGTCTCTTATACGGTTTGGCAATTTCGTTATAAATCGTTAAAGTCATGAAAAATCGATGATATCGAATTGGCACAGTAATTCTTTCTATCAATTTTCACCtatttccgttatcaatcgataaaaatcacttgatacGTTTTGTTCGGAATATTTGCTGAATCTAACACTTAATCCGCAAACACCTTCCAAATATGCTAACAGGAGTTTTTCTGAAGCAGCTTTTTGCTTCATTCAATGTTATTCACGCCAAAAGTCTTATTTATCAAATAGGAAAGATGTCAAACTGCGAAAAGAACCCAAGCCCTTCAAACGCACGGTAAGGGAATAAATAAAAAGGGAAATTGACGTTTTAAGGTCTATTCAGATACCAAGAGAGATAAACTGTAAAAGAAACTAGTCCTCTTCATTCAAAGACTCTAAGTTTTTATCCACTCATTAGCTATAAATCAGTTTTTAATAGTAAACAAAATGTTCTTTCAACGCTTTCGAGTAGTCACAAGATGCAGCACAAGCTATGCAAAGATTCAGTCAGATATACTGAAATATTTTGTCAATTGATCATGAATACTCGTGTCTAAGTTTGATATTTCAGTCCTTTAATATATACTGTCTTCGATAAGATATCGACTGCTATTTCAGGAACTCTTCGATGAAATGGACAACAGAACACGATGTCTTGTTGTGAAAAGAGGTTATGTTGTTCGAACCGTGGAAATACAAATTAGGAAGCCGTGAAAGAGGAAAGTGCGTCGACCGAATTGCTGAAAGCCTGAATCAGTGCATCAATGTGTCACAAAAGTCGATCAGAGACAGACTAGTCGGAGAAATTCCGATAAAACAGTTGAAGAAAAAGCTTCCGCCGAAGAAATGCGAATCAAAGCCATGGAACGTCTTGGTGAGACAAAGAAAAGAGTAGCAGATCATCAACCgcggaagaaaagaaaacatacaCGGAGAAGGAATGTGAGctgaagaaaaaagaactaGAGTTTAgaaacaaacaagaagaaaggGTATCGGCACAACAAAACCTGATGTTTCAACAACAGCAAGAAATATCCAGGCAATTTCAAGACCAGTTGAAAAATCAACAACAGAAGTTCCAGATGATGTGTCAAATGTTTAATATgcagcaacaacaataacaaagcCAAGCACTACTTGAACTGTTGAAAAAGGGACATTGAATTCACTAAGttgattttgttattgtttttattatacatACAAAGCTAGATTTTCGCTTTGCCGCCTAAGTTTAACTTATTTAACTTACTACGAGTATTACAAAAATTGTGCAAGCCTGCTTTGGATAATGAGGTTTTTTTACCATCTCTACTGGAATTTTTACGCAGCCGTTATTCATCAATGCTTTGGTTCTAATGTCCAAAATTTGATAAATCATGAAACGTTTTATTTTGAAGATGTATCCTGATGTATGTCCTTGCTTGTGTAATCCCTTTAACGTTTTATCGTTgctaataattaaataaaataatcatcTAAAGTTGGTGGATTGATACCAAAGTACTCTGAGGTAACAGAACCATATAAAATAGTGTGGGCGTTTTCCATCAAGGCACAAACTATGTACATTTTACCCACAGCACTTAAACCAACTTTAAGATTCTTTTTAcaattcaaaaatttgaaacagttgATTATATCATTAAAAACCCATTCAACTGAAACACGGGCACTGCTCATAGATTTGTTAAATTCTTGATGTAGTGTCAACACTGCTCCCTTAAAAGGTCCCTGTAAGTGTGCTCTAAGAGGGTATGCCGGGTCGCCGTACACACAGATAGGTAAAACAGTAACTGGTGAATTATAAAATTTTTGCAGGTCTTGTAAAAGTCCAGAAGAGGCCAGCATACCACTGTCGTGACGTTGACCTTCTACTGGACCATATAAATGACCAACCAGCCCATTAGGCAACGCCACTGATTAGAATTTTATGGAATGTACTCTTTTATGCCCTTTATAAATGGCTCTCTGATTTTCTCCTGGCCGCACTGTTCCATCAATAAACCCCCAGCAGTTTTCCAAAGCTTCGCCTGATCGATATATCGCATCAGGATACCACATAAGATTTGCCGGGGAAAGCAGGTCATGATTGTACCTTGAGAGTAAGTGATGCTAACGGTTATAGATCCAGTCAATCATGTGGTTTATAATAATAGAAAGTTCCGAAAGAGGTctagcaaagtttgaaaccaagtccCCGTAACTGCAAGGATACGGAAAGCGCTTGAGATAGATACATAAAGTAGGAATCAATCCAACCACTAGGCCGTTGTAAGTAACATTTTCATCTGGTAACTGAAGATATTCAGCAAGCTTGAAAATGTCATTCTTGTAAAATCGGAATTCAGCTTTGCACTggtcatttcccagctcgtctAAATCGAATCGATCAAAATTCCAGTATGGAAAGTCccggttttttttaaatattggcATCATACAGCAAAACAAACTGCCTGTCGTTGATAATCCTTTTCTGTAGGCATATGCGATACACTCTCTGTTCTCTCGGAAGATCGGCATTTTAATCAACGCGTTGATAAAACTATTCTAAATAAAAACAGTCACTCTGCGACttaaatttggcgggaaatctcCGCGTCGACGTCCGCAACTCGTAATCTAAATTTGGCGCACAATGGCAAACGGCGACGACAAAGTCGATGACGTCACCTAAAGTCGTCGTCGAGAAAGAAGTCATCGATTCATAAGCTCCCTACTAGTGATAGTTGACACTACGGCTGCCCCCGCTGTGTATATTGTccgtcaatagtattcttggtcgttgtgtagctctttgaaatatactgatttataatgaagattttcacacatattccatacagtAGGTGagaataaaaacaggaaacgcaaggttccatgcactgtTTTAGTTTGATTTTCACAGCTTTGATCtgaaaacattctcagtttcgggaataatttattctaaaccataagaaaagatttaattagaagttgaatttttagctatttttctttccctttttacatacagttcattttatttgccggaaattAAGCCTTGGAAATTAAAAGGACTTTTGATCAATTCACGTTCGCACATCCTAGTCTTTTTTAAGACTTTATAGGAGAAGGAAATTTGGGAGCAGGGAAtgagtcagcacagaatttgattgtcggcgaatttctgtaatcgtccatcgttctgctagtgataagatagccgttgattcactcgtcttgcttgttttatTCGCCCAAAGGGTTGGAGAAAGAGTGTccggcaaggtttccaataaaagatttgtgaactcgtgccTGGCAAACTCTCCTGGTGTTTATATATACAGACTTGTACGCACCTtcaacttcatctgcgcttaacgagtgtcttttggtctataactttcaaaacaactgctccacagaatgtcactgacaacacgtaacgcaaaagaggaTCGAaagattgggggggggggggggcatgggGCGTTtgctgtctttacgtcatcttAACCGGCAtctcgtacttgcgggcgcgaacaatagaaacgtcatcattacctacagATTCCTCCCGGCCCCTGTTcaactgactgtatatttcaactgtaagtatatacgcgcgagttacttgAGTGACTCCTTGGGATTCGCCTTTTGGGCGAAATCGCTGCGGGCGCAATAATCGATCTCGTGTGAACTTTCAAAGCCGGCATGAAAGTGGCGCGTTCGTCGGGAAAAGCATCTTCAGTCTTTAGACCCTCGCTTGCCAAACAAACGTAATAAATCTCGTACGCAGTATCAATGACCAAATGGTTTTACCGACAGATGTAATTCATAGCAAGTCAAAATGGTTATGAAGAGATGATGTTTGGAATTAGCAGGGCCGATTATTTATGGCTATTTATGACTTGGTCGATAGTATACAGACAGTACTGACGCTCGAAGTCAACCCATCCAGGTTTGATTTTTCAAAGAGGAAAGATCATGTTGCTGTCGTTTAATTCAACCTTAGCCCGGACCTTTAATACGCCGATGGAATGCAGACGAAAGCGGCTTTAAAGCGATCAAAGAAGTACTAAATTCCCTCCAGCTACCAGGAAATATAGTGGGAAGCGCTCAGAGAAGTCAGAGAAAGCGTTTCGCCGTGCGCAGAAGATCTGGAAAAGGTACTTGGTCGTGGATTACTGAATTGGGGAAATTAAAATGGATTCGTTCGAGAAGCAATAACGTATGATTTCCTGCTGGTGGCAGATAAGCGTCGAGTCAGAAACTCGGGCATTCACGTCGTTGTTGACTATGTAGGCTTAAATGATTTTTATTCAGGGTCGCTGACTGGATTCAGCTGCACGGTGATGCTCTCTagcctttctgaattttctaaACATCAGCCGAAGCTGGGTAAGTCTATTTTGGGTTCCTTTGTATCATCTTCAAATGGATATCTATTATCAATTCAGCACAAAAACGTGTTAAGGCCGACACTGATCACTcgattattttataaatttttaataactGCTAATTGCGTGAAAGTGTAATGTTCATGGAGAATGTTGATTGAGATCACTATTACTTAAGCCTGATCGCAAACCGTTCAGTTCAGTCACAGTTCCGTTTTTAACTGTAGATTGAAGTGGATATTTTTAATTCTATCAAATCCCTTTTAAGAAAACAGgaaattttattttgccaaaGCCAGTGGCTAACAACAGTTAGTAAAAgtggtagcctcccacgcagacgtttttaggggagctcgtctttcatccctcccaacaaacgcctgctcaaccgaaaacaacattcctttcccaaacTTATCCAATCACATCGTACTTTCCAAAGTCTGGAAATTTTACCTTGACCGCAGTGTTATCCGATAGTTactcgatctgcatgaaacactgggaaaactttatgacctctaataaatgtcAGACTCAGAGgagcaaaagtaagatttagtcAGGTTTTAGAATAATCcgtgcactgcataaccttagccaaggaaagaaaagaaggaaaacggtaacTCCAGGGTCACGTTTTAACACTTAAAACCCCAAGCTTATGAgacgtgtttagcctgtcaacacttaatttcaaaattaatgATTGGTCACTCACCACGCGAATAAAACAGTGGAAAAGAAATGTTGTTTTCGGTTGaccaggcgtttgtggggagggaggAAATAAGAGCTCCCCCTTAAAACGCCTGCGTGCAGGGAGGCTATAAAAGTGTGTAAAATTTTATAAACCAGAAAATTGatttacaaattatttacaCTGATTAAATCTGTGATGTTAATTGTTTTAAGGGTATGAGGAATGTAACCACATGAATCAGAGATGTTTAGTAAACAAAGTAATTGcacttttgaactttagtcaaACTCAGGTGGGTGTGAGTTTCAGGTTTGATGTTTAGACtatcttgtttgtgtttttccaGTGACTCGAATCTCAATTTGAAATgcctgtatttatttatttatttattattcctttttttaagtttaatgaTGAGAATTTGTGCTTTAATTGAAATCGAGTTTTTCATTCTTATGCCATGATTTAAAGGTACTTGAAGTTATTCATATTTGTGATCAATAATAGATGGTAAAATTGTTGAGCAGGGCTTCCCTGAATGCGCTTTAATGTTTTTGAGAAAAGATGGTGATGACCTGCctttaattttacaaacaaaactattCCAAAAGGTAACATTGATGGTAGTGCATGTCCAGCATTTAGTAAAAGAGTTTGGCCTTCCTGATGcaacagagcagcttagccTTTTTAGACTGTGGCTctgtgacaatttttttctccagGTGTCTCAGAGAGAGCTAAAAACGCGCTTTCAGATATTGTTTGAACCCCCGTCTAGcattaaggacggtgcccactattgtcactgcgcacattttctgcgcatgccaAGGTAGTCGCGGGTGACGCGAAAGAAATGCGCAACACGCAGGACACGCGGACTGGTTTTGTTTCCTGTAAGTCTGGGAGGTTCTAGTTATTTCTTGTGGAAAAGATGCgtcgtttttcaacagatgaaaaatagtttctatttaccttgtcagttctttgaaaaccgcAGAAGTATGGGCATGTTGCTATTTCTGCCGTATGATCGATCTGACCGAACATTTCATAGTCAAATAAAAGTCAattctaaaacatcaaaagttgTTGGTTCACGATGTTACGCTTGGGGCTTGGCTATTAAAAAATCCCTTAATAGGCAAGGATCAGTACATCTGAAGGCAAATAGCTCTAAGTCCTCCGCTTAATCGAGAGATTGCAAGCTTACCTTTCACTCGCGTCCTTCGCGTTTTATCGGCTAATCGGCTAGAAACACTTTCccgaatatttctttaattttgtaagattttatgtaattattcacCAGAAGATAGATTTAAAGAGTTCGAGTACATATAGATGTCCCTTTTATTGAGAGTCCGAGGCTTTTATTTgttgaacaaacaagaaaaaaactatcacaagATTGCTTGGATTGCTATGCTGAGATCGCAGCTTCACAAATAGTTGCGGAACGCAAAGGAAATGATTTCATCGTGGATAGAATCGTAAAAAATTGTTATActttttactattatcattgttatttaagcattttggcaaTACTAAGCATTGAAATTATTGACTCATTGGGCATCTTGTCGTGTAGATAGTAGTTCTTAAGGTTCAATTTCACGCCACACATAATCTGGACATTAAGACATAGCTGTCATTTGGCTGTTTACAAAGTAAAGAttaaaataaagtatttccattctaagaCTTTCTTAGGTTTAACAGACACTGTTAAGTCTAAAATTAACACTTAGGAACGAAAAATAGTGAATGATCATGACACAGAatgctacagtaaaaaaaaaatcaaaacgaaatatatgaaatgatcATATATAGCCCAGTTTATATATGAGGGTACATAAACGCATTCGGTACAAGTACTTTTGCGGTATTCAGCTTTTGTGAAAGAGAGCTTATGTATGGAACTTGAGTCCGATGCAAatcatttatttcatatatGACACTTGTGGCAAAGCCCGAAAGAGATAGCGCAAAGCACAGATATAAGCTCATTGAATGTATGCTAGTTTAATAACATATTCGATCGAGGTACccggtaaaatgataaaa from Porites lutea chromosome 1, jaPorLute2.1, whole genome shotgun sequence encodes the following:
- the LOC140949474 gene encoding uncharacterized protein isoform X1; amino-acid sequence: MAKKRSDDEVINGLSTKAIDVTKEWAKNLCKRVSSLQELTRLRLQELEDCCRGADEGEMKKVYQLVEEAESTKNLLATIPNDDKLIQQAMETKAAELKTLKKAKELLNEAKAIAKEQSESSKKTLNETLALIMSTLELPIDWLREDEVKPAVLFQYLDKIIKQCSDVLESADAYKSEVEIVSRASAGRALCGIYYSKYESPKPAGIPLLLVPMTVTLNNPNSAQEVNYLKFSAKGIATDYVRAVESTSTNIGFGVAGFEEFFVGEVPNENSHEDNSLVSQCEKSSSTSASALQYIRIAKKVFQIEPHQFRLSLTAKKKAKSIVLDKNPRAMECEQSARTFMERYGSHFPAGLHTLGGVFFNIADAESKSTTDIFKPTDIFKLTEAAVAFLGGALRIGASGTEEHANSEENIEETFTAIQNERFSHSVRSIGPLATNPATFQKLLSYSSTWALIDRGPSTSYIPIWELIEDLGSEFREAATALKETWHKDEDLRQEKWEAERNQMRKREEIEQRGKERTLAEAREELLRIREEHLAEKDPSLWGGYCPKNGKLIFTQDWMKRADAYEKGIEKIMQDPHHNICRITYWLFQGYSLECWRVSDDDPIVFEKRFGKYRLFFSELLFKWKDLVPRRG
- the LOC140949474 gene encoding uncharacterized protein isoform X2, giving the protein MAKKRSDDEVINGLSTKAIDVTKEWAKNLCKRVSSLQELTRLRLQELEDCCRGADEGEMKKVYQLVEEAESTKNLLATIPNDDKLIQQAMETKAAELKTLKKAKELLNEAKAIAKEQSESSKKTLNETLALIMSTLELPIDWLREDEVKPAVLFQYLDKIIKQCSDVLESADAYKSEVEIVSRASAGRALCGIYYSKYESPKPAGIPLLLVPMTVTLNNPNSAQEVNYLKFSAKGIATDYVRAVESTSTNIGFGVAGFEEFFVGEVPNENSHEDNSLVSQCEKSSSTSASALQYIRIAKKVFQIEPHQFRLSLTAKKKAKSIVLDKNPRAMECEQSARTFMERYGSHFPAGLHTLGGVFFNIADAESKSTTDIFKPTDIFKLTEAAVAFLGGALRIGASGTEEHANSEENIEETFTAIQNERFSHSVRSIGPLATNPATFQKLLSYSSTWALIDRGPSTSYIPIWELIEDLGSEFREAATALKETWHKDEDLRQEKWEAERNQMRKREEIEQRGKERTLAEAREELLRIREEHLAEKDPSLWGGY